The sequence GCACCGGCGTCGTCCCGGCAGCTGAGGCCGCGGCCGACCGGAAGGTCTGCCGGTAGGCCCGCGGGGAGACGCCGCGCCGGCGGGTGAACTGCTCGCGCAGCCCGGCCGCGGTGCCGAACCCGACCAGCCGGGCGATCTCCTCGATCGAGGCGTCGCTGTTCTCCAGCAGCTCCTCGGCCGCCGCGAGGCGCTGACCCAGCAGCCAGGCGTGCGGCGTGGTGCCCGTGGTCGCCTTGAACCGGCGGGCGAAGCTCCGGGAGCTCATCAGGGCGCGACGAGCGAGATCGTCCACGCTGATCTCCTCGGCCAGGTGCGCCGCGGCCCAGTCCAGGACCGCCCCCAGGAGGTCGTCGCGGCAGGTGGGCACGGGCGCGTCGATGAACTGCGCCTGACCGCCGTCGCGGTGCGACGGGACGACCATCTCCCGGGCGAGGGCGTTCGCCGCGGCCGCGCGTGGGCTGCCCCGCCTGCGGGGCGGTCCACGTCTACCGCACCGGACGCCGCTGGGAGGCGATCCGGGCCGCCATGGCGGCGGCCGCTCCTCAGCAGGCGAGAGAGCTCGCCCGCGCCTAGCATCGAACACATGAGCGAAGCGAACTCCGCCGACCAGACCACCGAGAAGGACCCCGACACCTGGGTCACCGGCGACGAGCCGGCCACGGGAGCGCAGAAGAGCTACCTGGAGACCCTGGCCCGGGGCACCGACGAGGAGGTCCCCGAGGACCTGTCGAAGGCCGACGCGTCGAAGAAGATCGACGAGCTGAAGAACGACTGAAGAAGCAGAAGGCCCTCGGCGACGGGCCCGTTCCCCCGGGCCCGTCCCGGATCCGACCCCGAGCGTGCCGGGGGGTGGGGATGACGGGGTCCTCCTTCGAGGCCTCGCCCATGGCCCGACTCCGCGCCCCGGCCCGCTCCCCGCTCGTTCCTCGTTGCGATGCTCCCGAGGCTGTCGTCAGGCCTCGAGCTTGTAGCCCAGGCCCCGCACCGTGAGCAGGTACTTCGGGTTCGCGGGGTCGGGCTCGAGCTTGGCCCGCAGCCGCTTCACGTGGACGTCGAGGGTCTTGGTGTCGCCGACGTAGTCCGAGCCCCAGACGCGGTCGATCAGCTGCGCACGCGTGAGCACCCGCCCGGCGTTGCGCAGCAGGAACTCGAGCAGGTCGAACTCCTTGAGGGGCAGCGCCACCTGCTCGCCGTCCACGGCGACCACGTGCCGCTCGACGTCCATCCGGACCGGGCCTGCGGCCAGCACGCCCTCCACCGGAGCCGCGTCGGCCACCTCCCCGCGGCGGCGCAGCACCGCGCGGATGCGGGCGACGAGCTCGCGCGCCGAGTACGGCTTGGTGACGTAGTCGTCGGCCCCCAGCTCCAGGCCGACGACCTTGTCGATCTCGGCGTCCTTGGCGGTGAGCATGATGATCGGCACGTTGCCGCGGGCCCGCAGCGCCCGGCACACCTCGGTGCCCGGCAGGCCGGGGAGCATCAGGTCGAGGAGCACGATGTCGGCCCCGCCGCGGTCGTACTCGGCCAGGGCGTCGGGCCCGGTGGCGGCCACGACGGTCTCGTACCCCTCCCGGCGGAGCATGTAGGACAACGCGTCGGAGAAGGACTCCTCGTCCTCGACGACCAGGACACGGCTCATGAACGCTCGGTCTCCAGACTCTGGGGGGCGGGAACGGCGGACGGCTCCGCCGCCGGGTGGTCGGCCGGGCCGGCGAGCGGGATCCGCAGGGTGAAGGTCGAGCCCAGCCCCTCCTCGCTCCAGACGGTCACCGAACCACCGTGGTTGCTCGCGACGTGCTTGACGATGGCCAGTCCCAGCCCGGTTCCCCCGGTGCTGCTGGCCCGGGACTGGTCCACCCGGTAGAAGCGTTCGAACACCCGGTGCCGGTCCGCGCGCGGGATGCCGATGCCGCTGTCGGTGACGGCGATCTCCGCGAAGCCCGACCGGGCCCGGGCGGCGACGGCGACCCGGCTGCTGCCCGTGCTGTAGGCGACCGCGTTGGCGAGCAGGTTCGTCACCGCGGTCACCAGCTGGCTCTCCACGCCGCGCACGACGAGATCGGGCTGGCCACCGAGCACGATCTCCAGCTGCTTGGCGCGGGCCGCCGTCCGGGTGCGGTCCACCGCCTCGGAGAGCACCCGGTCCACCTCCACCGGCACCAGCTCGGGCAGCGGCTCACCGCCCTGGAGCCGGGACAGGTCGATCAGCTCGCGCACCAGCCGGCCGAGCCGGTCGGCCTCGTGGGCGATGCGCGCGGCGAACCGCTGCACCGCCTCGGGATCGTCGGCCGCGCCCTCGATCGCCTCGGCCAGCAGCGCCAGGGCGCCGACCGGCGTCTTGAGCTCGTGGCCCACGTTGGCGACGAAGTCGCGGCGGACCGCCTCCACCCGCCGCGCCTCGGTGACGTCCTGGAGGACCAGCGCCACCGGGCCGGGCGGGGCCACGGCGCCGCTGTCCAGGCGGACCCCGTGCACCCCGACCAGGCGCGGACCGGCGCCGACCAGGTCACCGGGTAACCGGACGTCGGCGCGCCGGGTACCCCCGCTGCGCACCGTGCGGGCCAGCGCGAGCAGGTCCGGGACGAGCAGCCGGGTGCCGCGGACGACGCCCAGGGCCCGGGCGGCGGGGTTGGCCAGCAGAACGGCGTCGTCGATGCCGACGACCACGACCGCGGGATCCATCAGGTCCACCAGGCGCCGCGCCAGCGCAGCCTCGGGCGGCGGCACGGCCGCGCCGTCGAGGGCGCGTCGACCCAGATCCGGACGGGAACGGATGATGACTGTGGCGGCCACCACCCCACCCAGGAGGAGGCCGACCACCAGGGCGACCAGTGGGCTCACGGCCCAGATGGTAGGTGGGCCGACGCCGGTGAACAGCCATCGGCAACAGGTTCACCGCGCCGACGGGTCACTGTTCACCGCGCGGGGGGCAGACGTTCACCCCGCGGCGACCGGACCGGCCCTCGCTCCGCCTACTGTCGGTGGGGGATCACGATGAGAGGACGACCGTGCGGGACAGCTACCACGAGGAACTCGACGACATCAACGCCTGCCTGGTGGAGATGGCCAACTCCGTGGGCTCGCAGATGAGCACCGCCACGACAGCGCTCCTCGACGCCGACGTCGCCCTGGCCGACCTGGTGATCGCCGGCGACGACCAGATCGATGCCACCCGCGAGAGCATCGAGCAGCGCACGTTCACCCTGCTCGCGCGCCAGCAGCCGGTGGCCGGCGACCTGCGCACCATCACGGCGGCCATGCGGATCGTCGCCGACCTCGAGCGCATGGGCGACCTGGCGGCGCACATCGCCAAGGTCGCCCGGATGCGGTTCCCCGACCACGCGGTCCCGCAGGAGGTCCGTCCGGCCTTCCTCGAGGCCGGCAACGTGGCCGAGCTGCTCATCACGAAGACTGCGACGGTCATCGCCAAGCGGGACGTCGAGGCGGCGCGGGAGCTGGAGACCGACGACGACGCGATGGACCAGATCCACCGCGGCTTGTTCCGGCAGCTGCTGAGCGAGACCTGGCCCCACGGCATCGAGACGGCCATCGACATCACGCTGCTCGGCCGCTACTACGAGCGCTTCGCCGACCACGCGGTCAGCGTCGCCCGCCGGGTCGTCTACCTGGTCACCGGCGAGCGCTGGGAGTCCGAGGTCACCGGCAAGGCCTGATCCGGGTGAACGGGGCCCCGCGCGGGCCCCGTTCACGAGGGCGCCCGGACGGGCACCGGGCTCCTACTTCTTGCCCTGGTTCTTGACCGCCTCGATGGCGGCCGCGGCCGCCTCGGGGTCGAGGTACTCCCCACCGGGCGTGGTCGGGCGCAGGTCGGCGTCGAGGTCGTAGCGCAGCGGCACCCCGGTGGGGATGTTCAGGCCCACGACGTCGTCCTCGCTCATGCCGTCGAGGTGCTTGACCAGCGCGCGCAGGCTGTTGCCGTGCGCCGCGACCAGCACGGTCCTGCCCAGGCGCAGGTCCGGCACGATCGCGTCGTACCAGTAGGGCAGCATCCGGACGACGACGTCGGCCAGGCACTCGGTGGCCGGGCGCGCCTCCGGCGGCAGGAACGAGTAGCGGTCGTCGCCGTCCTGCGAGAACTCGCTGCCCGGCTCGATCGGGGGCGGCGGGGTGTCGTAGGACCGGCGCCACGTCATGAACTGCTCCTCGCCGTACTCGGCGAGGGTGGCGGCCTTGTCCTTGCCCTGGAGCGCGCCGTAGTGGCGCTCGTTGAGCCGCCAGGAGCGCTTGACCGGGATCCACTGCCGGTCGGCCTCGTGCAGGGCCAGCTCGGCGGTCATGATCGCCCGCCGGAGCAGCGAGGTGTGCGAGACGTCGGGCAGCAGCCCGTGCTCGGCGAGGAGCTGCCCGCTGCGGGCGGCCTCGGCCCGGCCCTTCTCCGACAGCGGGACGTCCACCCAGCCGGTGAAGAGGTTGGCCTTGTTCCACTCGCTCTCGCCGTGGCGGAGCAGCACCAGGGTTCCGGGGGAAGTCGTCACGTCGATCATCCTGCCCGACGCCGCCCACGTGGGCAGCGGGGCCGTCGGGCGAGGGCCCGCGTCCGCTCACCGTCGCCTCCCCGCCCGGGTACGGGTCGGCTCCGCAGCAGGGCGGCCAGCACCGCCTGTCGAGTCACTGCGTGACCGAGGACATGCGCTCTCGCCGGCCCGGCAGCCAGACCAGCACGACCACCGCCGCCACCAGGGTCGCGGCCGCCGTGCCGATCGCGGTCACGTGCATCGCGGTGACGAAGGCCTCCCGCGCCGGCTCCACGACCGCCGCGGCGGCCGCGGCCTCCTCCGGCGTGCCCTCGGCCTGCGCCCGGCTCACCGCCTCGAGCGTGGCCACGATCGAGTGGCGGGCGTCGTCGCGTGTGCCGGCGGGCAGCCCGTCGGCCGCGGACCCGAGCTGCGCGGAGTAGGTGGCGGCGAGCAGCGAGCCGAGGATCGCGACACCGAGGGCCCCGCCCACCTGGCGCACCGAGTTGTTGACCGCCGCCCCGGCGCCGGCCTTCTCCCTGGGGACGACGGACATGATCGACTCGGTCGCGGGCGCCATGACCGCCCCCATGCCCACGCCCTGCACCGAGAGCACGGTCAGCAGCAGCCACACCGGGGACGTGAGGTCGAGCAGCTGCACCCCGGCGAAGGACAGCGCGATCAGCAGGAATCCCGTGGCGCAGACGGCCTTGGCACCGAAGCGCTCGGCCAGCCCGGAGCTGCGCGGGGCCATGAGCGCCATGCCGAGCGCGACCGGGATGAGGGCCGCCCCGCTCTGCAGCGGCGAGTAGCCGCGCACGCCCTGCAGGTAGAAGACCAGGTAGAACGTGGCGCCGAGCAGAGCGAAGAAGTTCAGCCCCAGGGCCCCGGCGGCCGCGGAGAACGCCGGGTTGCGGAACAGCGAGACGTCCAGCGCCGGGTGGGCGGACCGCCGCTGCAGCCACACGAAGAGCACCAGCAGGACCACGCCGCCGACCAGCGGCACCAGCACGCCGGGCGTCGTCCAGCCCTCACCACCGCCGCCCCGGATGATGCCGAACACCAGCCCGGCGAGCGCCACGATCGACAGCAGCACGCCGGGCACGTCCAGGCGGCCGGGGTTCGGGTCCCGGGACTCGGGGACCACGGTGAGCACGGCCACGATCCCCAGGACCGCGACGGGGACGCCGACGAGGAAGACCGCGCCCCACCAGAAGTGCTCCAGGACGGCGCCACCGGCCAGCGGCCCACCGGCGACCGCGATCCCGGCGGTGCCGGCCCAGATCCCGATGGCCCGGCCGCGCTCCCGGGCCGGGAAGACGTTGGTGATGACGGCGAGCGTCGTGGGCTGGACGGCCGCCCCGCCGATGCCCATGACCGCCCGCCACGCGATGAGCTCCAGCGCGGTGTCGCTGAACGCGGCGAGCACCGAGCCGACGGCGAAGATGCTCAGGCCGATCAGCAGCACCCGCCGGCGGCCGATCCGGTCGCCGATCACCCCCCACGAGAACAGCAGCCCCGCGAACACGAGGATGTAGGCGTCCACGGCCCACTGGAGCTCGCCCTGGGTGGCGTCCAGCTCCCGCTGCAGGGTCGGGATGGCGACGTTGAGGATCGTGTTCCCCATGATCACCACGAGCAGGCAGACGGTCATGGTGGCCAGCACCCACCACCGCCGGTCGTAGCCGGCGCCGGTCTCCTCGCCGGGTGCCACGGCGCCCGGCTGCGACTTGTCCGTCGCCGTCACGCCCCGGCAGCCGGGTCGGCGCCGGCGGGGCTCCCGCCCGTGCGGTGCGAGGACTCGACGAAGGCGGCGAAGGCCTCCAGGTTGCGCAGGGACTCGCCCCGCTTCACCCGCCACTCCCACTCCCGGCGGATCGAGGTGCCGAACCCGATCTCGAGCATGGTGTTGAAGTGGTCGTCGGCGTAGCTGAGCACCGAGCCGAGGACGCGGTCGAGCTCCTCGGGGGTGACGGCGGCGTGCGGCAGCCGGCCGGTCAGGTAGACGTCGCCGACCGAGTCGATCGAGTAGGCGACGCCGTACATGCGGGCGTTGTGCTGCAGCAGGTAGGTCCACAGCTGCTCGCGGTTCTCGTCGGGCTGGCGGCAGACGAACGCCTCCACGCGCAGCGCGTGCTCCCCCACGATCAGCCCGCAGACCGTCTTGAGCTTCTTGGTGCCCGGGAGGTCCACCAGCCAGGTGCCCGGCCGGGGGTGCTCGTGCACCAGCTCGCTGTCCCGGAGGGTCTGCTCGATGAGGGCGTCGAGCTCCTCGATCGCCCGGCTCACCGGGCCACCCCGAACCCGGGCAGCGCCCGCAGCGGACCGGGGCGCCGTTCCCGTAGCGGAACAGCGGGCGCGGCGGCCATCTCCGCCGCCGCCGAGACGTAGGCGTCGACGAGGGCGTCGGCGGTGCGGTCCCAGGAGAAGCGCCCGGCGTGCCGGCGGGCGCCCGCAGCCAGCAGCTCCCGGCGGGCCAGCACCGAGCGGACCGCGGTCGCGTAGTCGCGCGGGTCGTGGCCGTCGACCAGGACGCCGGAGACGCCGTCGCGGACCGCCGTCGGCAGCCCGCCCACGGCCGCGGCGACGACCGGGGTGCCGCACGCCTGCGACTCCAGCGCCACCAGGCCGAAGGACTCGTTGTGGCTGGGCACCACCGTGACGTCGGCGGCGCGGTAGAAGTCGGCCAGCCGGTCGGGCGGCTGCGGCCTGTGGAACCGCACCAGGTCTCCGATGCCCAGCGCGACGGCCAGCTGCTCGAGCTGCCGTGGCGCCTCCAGCCCCGAACCGCTGGGCGCGCCGACGACGTGCACCTCCAGTCGGGAGCGGAGGCCGGGGTCATCGGCCAGCATCCGCGCGGCACCGGCGAGGAGGACGTCGGGCGCCTTGAGCGGCTGGATCCGGCCGACGAACAGCAGGACGACGGCGTCGTCGGCCGTCCCGACGGCGCGGCGGGCCGCGGCCCGGCTGCCCGGGGTGAACCGGTCCAGGTCGACGCCGGGCGGCACGACCAGCGTGCGTGCGGGATCGGCCCCGTAGAGGCGCACCAACTGGCGGGCCTCCTCGTCGGTGTTGGCGATCAGCCGGTCGGCCTCGGTCACCACCTGCTCCTCCCCGATGACCCGCGCCCGCGGCTCGGGGCGGTCGCCGGCGGCCAGGGCCTCGTTCTTCACCTTGGCCAGGGTGTGCGCGGTGTGCACCAGCGGCACGCTCCACCGGTCCCGGGCCAGCCAGCCCACCTGGCCCGAGAGCCAGTAGTGGGAGTGGACGACGTCGTAGTAGCCCGGCTCGTGCTGGGCCTCCTCGCGCAGCACCGCCGCGGTGAAGGCGCACAGCTGCGCGGGGAGTTCCTCCTTGCCCAGGCCCTCGAAGGGGCCGGCGCTCACGTGGCGCACCGTGACCCCGGGGCTCATCTCCACGACGGGCGGCAGGTCGCTGGACGTGGCGCGCGTGAACACGTCGACGGCGACGCCCCGCGCGGCCAGCCGGCGGGAGACCTCGACGATGTAGACGTTCATGCCACCGGCGTCGCCGGCACCGGGCTGGTCGAGCGGGCTGGTGTGCACCGAGAGGGTGGCCACCCGGGACGGCAGCCCGGGGCCGGAGAGGCGACGAGCGGGCACGTGGACCTCCGCTCTGCTCCCGCGAGGGTTCGCTGTCGGCACCCCTGTCGGTCCCCCATCCTGCATCAGCGCCAGGATGAGCACATGTCAGGTCCCTCACCTTCCGCCCCGTCGGGGTACCGCCCGCTGCCCGGCACCGGGCGCACCGCCGTCGTCACCGGCGCCTCCAGCGGCATCGGCGCGGCCACGGCCGCCCGGCTGGCGGCCGAGGGCTTCGACGTCGTCGCCGCGGCCCGCCGCGCCGACCGGCTGGCCGCGCTGGCGGAGTCGACCGGCGCCCGGGCCGTGCCGCTCGACGTCACCGACGCGGCGTCCGTGGCGGCGTTCGCCGACGCACTGGACCGGGTCGACGTGCTGGTCAACAACGCGGGCGGGGCGTTCGACGCCCATGCGGTGGCCGACGCCGACCTCGACTCGTGGGCGCGCACCTACGACGTCAACGTGCTCGGCACCGTGCGGGTGACCAGGGCGCTGCTGCCCGCCCTGCGGACCTCCGGCGCCGGCGACGTGCTGTTCGTCAGCTCGACCGCGGGGCTGATCTCCTACGAGGGCGGGGCGTCGTACACGGCCGCCAAGCACGGCGTGCACACGCTGGCCGAGACGCTGCGGCTGGAGCTCGTGGGCGAGCCGGTGCGGGTCATCGAGATCGCGCCGGGGATGGTACGCACCGACGAGTTCTCGCTGAACCGGCTGGGCTCCGCCGACGCCGCCGACGCGGTGTACCGCGGGGTGCGCGAGCCGCTGGTCGCCGAGGACGTCGCCGACTGCATCGCCTGGGCCGTGACCCGACCGCACCACGTGAACGTCGACCTCATGGTCGTGCGACCGCGGGCGCAGGCGGCGCAGCACAAGGTCGCGCGGGACGGATGAGCCGGCCCGTGCAGATCCGCGAGGCGACCGACGCCGACTGGCCGGCGATCTTCCCGGTCTTCCGCGCGGTGGTCGACGCGGGTGAGACCTACACCCACCCGGCGGGGCTGTCGTCCGACGAGGCGCGGGCGCTGTGGATGGCGCCGCCCCCGGGCCGCACGGTGGTGGCCGTCGACGGCGACTCCGTGCTGGGCACCGCCAAGGCCGGCCCCGACCGGCCGGGGCGCGGCTCCCACGTGGTGACGGCGAGCTTCATGGTCGGCCCGGCGGCGCAGGGCCGGGGCGTCGGGCGGGCCCTCGGCGAGCACGTCGTGGGTTGGGCGCGCGCGGCGGGCTACCGGTCGATCCAGTTCGACTCCGTCGTCGAGACCAACGCGCCCGCGGTCCGGCTGTGGCGCTCGCTCGGCTTCCGCATCCTGACCACCGTCCCCGAGGCCTTCGACCACCCCGAGCCCGGCTACGTCGGCCTGCACGGCATGTACCTGGACCTGACCGCCGGCTGACCGCACGGTCGCGCCGAGTGGGGCCCGGAGGGTCCCACTCGGCGCGACCCAGCGGCTCAGGGCAACGGGGGGACGGCAGCTGGTGGCGGGGTCGCCCGGTAGGGCGACGGAGTCGTCGGCTCCCGCACGAGGGTCACCCCGAACCGCTCGCGTACGGTGGCGACCACGCGGTCGGCGAAGGCGAGCAGCTCGGCCGCCGTCGCGCCGTCCTCGGTGGTGAGCGCCAGGCTGTGCCGCGACGACGTGCCGACGCGGCCGTCCCGGGTGCCGCGGCCGAACCCTGCGTGCTGCACCAGCCACGCGGCGCTGAGCTTCACCCGGCCGTCGCCGGCGGGCCAGCTCGGGCAGCCCTCGACGGCGCGCGCCGCGGCCACGATGGGGTTGGTGAAGAACGACCCGGCGCTGCGGCTGTCGGGGTCGGCCGGGTCCCAGACCATGCCCTTGCCCCGGCGCAGCGCCAGCACCGCGTCCCGGACGTCGGCCAGCGGGGCGCGCCGACCGACCTCGATGCCCAGGGTGCGCGCCAGCTCCGCGTACGCGACGGGCGCCGACAGCTCCCCGGGATCGAGCGCGAAGGTCACGTCCAGGACGACGAAGCGGCCGGGCTCGCGCTTGAGCCGGCTGTCGCGGTAGGCGAAACCGCACTCGGCGGGAGCGAGGAACCGCTCGGTCCTCCCGGCTCGGTCGTAGACCCGGACCCCGGTGATCGTCTGGGCGACCTCCTGGCCGTAGGCACCCACGTTCTGCACCGGCGTGGCGCCGGTCGACCCGGGGATGCCCGAGAGCGCCTCCATGCCGGCCAGCCGCTCCCCGACCGTGTGCGCGACGAGCGCGTCCCAGTCCTCCCCCGCCTGGACGGTCAGCCAGTCGCCGCTCCGGTCGATGCCCCGGGTGCGGACGGCGACGACGTCGCCGGGCCAGCCCTCGTCCGGCGCGATGAGGTTCGACCCGCCGCCGACGAGCAGCAGCGGGCGGCCGGCCTCGTCGGCGTCGCGCACCGCCGCCACCAGCTCGGCCGGGGTCTCCACCTCGATGAGCCGTTCGGCGGGGCCGCCGACGGCGAGGGTCGTCAGCTCCGCCAGCGGGACGTCGGATCGCACCTGCACGGGTCGACGGTAGCCGGGGCTACGCTTCCCTCCGGTGAGCGAGGCGGGCGACGAGCACAAGCGCCGGGCCTCGCTGTCCCCTCAGCCGCCGCGCAAGGCGCCCCGGCTGGCCGCCGGGCGGGCCCGGGCCCTGGGCCTCCCGACCCGCGGGACGACGAACGCCAACCGGCTGCGCCGGGTCGACCGCTGGGTGCTGGCCACCCAGGTGCCGCGGTTGCGCGACTCGGCGCGGCCGCTCGTGGTCGACCTCGGCTACGGCTCGTCCGCCGTGACGACGCTGGAGCTGGTGGAGCGGCTGGCGCCCGAGGTCGACGGCCTGGAGGTCGTCGGCCTGGAGATCGATCCCGCCCGGGTGGCGGCGGTGGCGGCCGACCGGGACCCGCCCCGGGTGGACTTCCGGGTGGGCGGGTTCGAGCTGGCCGGGCTGCAGCCGGTGCTGGTCCGCGCCTTCAACGTGCTGCGGCAGTACGACGAGGAGTCCGCCGCCCGCGCCTGGGACACGATGCGCGGGGCGCTCGCGCCCGGTGGGCTGGTCGTCGAGGGCACCTGCGACGAGTGGGGGCGCCGCTCCGCGTGGGTGGCGCTGGATGCCGACGGCCCGCTCACCCTCACGCTGGCCGCCCGGGTGACCGACATCTCGACGCCGTCGGACCTCGCCGAGCGCCTGCCCAAGGCGCTGATCCACCACAACGTGCCGGGGCAGCCGGTGCACGCGTTCCTGCGCGCCTTCGACGCGACCTGGGCCGCCGCGGCGGGGATGAGCGCGTTCGGCCCCCGCCAGCGCTGGACCGCCGCGGTGGAGGCGCTGGGCGAGCAGGGCTGGCCGCTGGTGGGCTCGAGCCGGCGGTGGCGGCACGGCGAGGTCACCGTGCGCTGGTCGGCGGTCGCGCCGGTCGGGGCGTGAGGCTCCCACCGGGGCCGGTCGCCGTCGCGGGCGGCACGGCCGAGCTGCTCGCGGACGCCGATCGCGACGGGTCGTGGATGCTCCTGGTGGACGGCACCCCGCAGTCGCACGTCGACCTCGACGATCCCGCGCACCTGGAGTTCGAGTACGTCCGCCGGATCGGGCACGTGCTCGACCTCGCCGCGACGCCCGGCGCCGCCCTGGACGTGGTGCACCTGGGCGGAGGTGCGCTCACGCTGCCGCGGTATCTCGCCACCACCCGGCCCGGCTCCCGGCAGCGGGTGGCCGAGATCGACGAGCCGCTCACCCGGCTGGTGCGCGAGTTCCTGCCCCTTCCCCGGCACGCCCGCATCCGGGTCCGTGCCGCCGACGCCCGCGAGGCGCTGGGGACGATGCACACGGCGAGCGCCGACGTCGTCGTGACCGACGTCTTCGCCGGCGCCCGGACCCCGGCGCACCTGACCACTGCGCAGTTCGTGGCCGAGGTCGCCCGGGTGCTCCGCCCCGGGGGCGTCTACGCGGCCAACGTCGCCGACGGCCCGCCGCTGCGGTTCGCCCGCGGGCAGGTCGCCACGCTGCGCGCCGCCTTCCGGCACGTGTGCCTGCTGGCCGAGCCGGGCACGCTCCGCGGCCGCCGGTTCGGCAACCTGGTCGCCGTCGCGTCCGACGCCGAGCTGCCGCTGGCCGACCTCAGCCGCGCCTGCGCGCGCGACCCGATGCCGTCGCGCGTGGTCGACGGCGCCGACCTCCACCGGTTCACGGGCAACGCCCGCCCGGTCTCCGACGACGACGCCCAGGCCTCGCCCGAGCCGCCCGCCGGTGTGTTCGGCCGCTGAGCAGCCACCACGAGGCGGTCCCGGAGCCGCCCATGCGTGCTCCTCGGCCGCAGCTCAGCGCCCATCTGCTGTCCGGGTGCTGATGCCGGCCGACGACCAGCCCTGAGGCGGGCCGGCAGGGGGGGTGCGCCGGCTACCAGCTGTTCCCGCTGCTCAGGCCGCGGACGGCGGGCCGCACGTCCACCAGGTAGACGGTCGCGGCGATGACGGCGGGCAGCCCCAGCAGGGACATCGGCGTCTTCTGCCAGAAGATGATCAGCAGGGCGAGACCGGTGATCGCGGCCCACCCCGGCTTGGTCAGCTTGCCGGCCGCCACGTACCCGGAGGCGGGCCGGATCAGGGCGTCGACGAACGCCCAGGCGGTCAGCGCCAGCGACGCCCAGTACAGGATGAGCAGCAGCCATCCGTCGAACAGGCCCATGCCGCGAGCCTACCCGCGCCCGGGCGCACCCCGGCCGGCTGCGCGGGCCGACTCACCCCCGAGGAGGGGCGGCCGGGGACGCGACAGGGCCCCGGAGCGCTGGTCGCAGCTCCGGGGCCCTGGTCGGTGGTCCGACGTCCGGGGGACGTCAGCTCTTCTTCGTGGGCACCGCGGTCGGGTCCGCCGGCTTGGCGGTGCGGGCCCGGGTCACGCGGGCCGAGGTGGCGTCGGCCGGCGACTTGCGCGCGGCGGCGCTGCTCTTCTTGCCGGTGGTGCGGGCCTCGGGCGCCGCGACGGCCTCCTCGGCGACGTCCTTGGTCGCGTCGGCGGCGTCCTCGAGCTTGTCCTCGGCCTCGGCCGCCACCTTGGTGGCCTTGGCCGCGGTCTTCTGCGCCACGGAGGTCACCTCGTTGG is a genomic window of Blastococcus sp. HT6-30 containing:
- a CDS encoding class I SAM-dependent methyltransferase; its protein translation is MSEAGDEHKRRASLSPQPPRKAPRLAAGRARALGLPTRGTTNANRLRRVDRWVLATQVPRLRDSARPLVVDLGYGSSAVTTLELVERLAPEVDGLEVVGLEIDPARVAAVAADRDPPRVDFRVGGFELAGLQPVLVRAFNVLRQYDEESAARAWDTMRGALAPGGLVVEGTCDEWGRRSAWVALDADGPLTLTLAARVTDISTPSDLAERLPKALIHHNVPGQPVHAFLRAFDATWAAAAGMSAFGPRQRWTAAVEALGEQGWPLVGSSRRWRHGEVTVRWSAVAPVGA
- the mshA gene encoding D-inositol-3-phosphate glycosyltransferase, producing the protein MPARRLSGPGLPSRVATLSVHTSPLDQPGAGDAGGMNVYIVEVSRRLAARGVAVDVFTRATSSDLPPVVEMSPGVTVRHVSAGPFEGLGKEELPAQLCAFTAAVLREEAQHEPGYYDVVHSHYWLSGQVGWLARDRWSVPLVHTAHTLAKVKNEALAAGDRPEPRARVIGEEQVVTEADRLIANTDEEARQLVRLYGADPARTLVVPPGVDLDRFTPGSRAAARRAVGTADDAVVLLFVGRIQPLKAPDVLLAGAARMLADDPGLRSRLEVHVVGAPSGSGLEAPRQLEQLAVALGIGDLVRFHRPQPPDRLADFYRAADVTVVPSHNESFGLVALESQACGTPVVAAAVGGLPTAVRDGVSGVLVDGHDPRDYATAVRSVLARRELLAAGARRHAGRFSWDRTADALVDAYVSAAAEMAAAPAVPLRERRPGPLRALPGFGVAR
- a CDS encoding fused MFS/spermidine synthase yields the protein MRLPPGPVAVAGGTAELLADADRDGSWMLLVDGTPQSHVDLDDPAHLEFEYVRRIGHVLDLAATPGAALDVVHLGGGALTLPRYLATTRPGSRQRVAEIDEPLTRLVREFLPLPRHARIRVRAADAREALGTMHTASADVVVTDVFAGARTPAHLTTAQFVAEVARVLRPGGVYAANVADGPPLRFARGQVATLRAAFRHVCLLAEPGTLRGRRFGNLVAVASDAELPLADLSRACARDPMPSRVVDGADLHRFTGNARPVSDDDAQASPEPPAGVFGR
- a CDS encoding DUF2516 family protein codes for the protein MGLFDGWLLLILYWASLALTAWAFVDALIRPASGYVAAGKLTKPGWAAITGLALLIIFWQKTPMSLLGLPAVIAATVYLVDVRPAVRGLSSGNSW
- a CDS encoding UDP-N-acetylmuramate dehydrogenase, producing the protein MQVRSDVPLAELTTLAVGGPAERLIEVETPAELVAAVRDADEAGRPLLLVGGGSNLIAPDEGWPGDVVAVRTRGIDRSGDWLTVQAGEDWDALVAHTVGERLAGMEALSGIPGSTGATPVQNVGAYGQEVAQTITGVRVYDRAGRTERFLAPAECGFAYRDSRLKREPGRFVVLDVTFALDPGELSAPVAYAELARTLGIEVGRRAPLADVRDAVLALRRGKGMVWDPADPDSRSAGSFFTNPIVAAARAVEGCPSWPAGDGRVKLSAAWLVQHAGFGRGTRDGRVGTSSRHSLALTTEDGATAAELLAFADRVVATVRERFGVTLVREPTTPSPYRATPPPAAVPPLP
- a CDS encoding GNAT family N-acetyltransferase; the protein is MSRPVQIREATDADWPAIFPVFRAVVDAGETYTHPAGLSSDEARALWMAPPPGRTVVAVDGDSVLGTAKAGPDRPGRGSHVVTASFMVGPAAQGRGVGRALGEHVVGWARAAGYRSIQFDSVVETNAPAVRLWRSLGFRILTTVPEAFDHPEPGYVGLHGMYLDLTAG
- a CDS encoding SDR family oxidoreductase: MSGPSPSAPSGYRPLPGTGRTAVVTGASSGIGAATAARLAAEGFDVVAAARRADRLAALAESTGARAVPLDVTDAASVAAFADALDRVDVLVNNAGGAFDAHAVADADLDSWARTYDVNVLGTVRVTRALLPALRTSGAGDVLFVSSTAGLISYEGGASYTAAKHGVHTLAETLRLELVGEPVRVIEIAPGMVRTDEFSLNRLGSADAADAVYRGVREPLVAEDVADCIAWAVTRPHHVNVDLMVVRPRAQAAQHKVARDG